A genome region from Methylobacterium sp. FF17 includes the following:
- a CDS encoding Crp/Fnr family transcriptional regulator, with amino-acid sequence MLLRKLESIAAISGNTRRAVQELPFNVRTLRGAQDIVSNGDSPSQCCLLVEGWAFRYKLTGKGRRQVLSFDVPGDIPDLGGLHLPTMDYGLATLGGAIVAFIPHQSLRAMVGSYPDVAAILWRLTLVDSAVLREWIVGLGQRSACAHIAHLFCELYLRLEAVGLASGHRCSLPMTQAMLGDALGLSTVHVNRVLQELRGMGLITFSGQVLVIQRWDELRRVAQFDPVYLHLAARPGG; translated from the coding sequence ATGCTCCTGCGGAAGCTGGAATCGATTGCGGCCATTTCGGGGAACACGCGTCGAGCGGTCCAGGAACTGCCGTTCAACGTCCGCACGCTGAGGGGAGCGCAGGACATCGTTTCCAACGGCGACAGTCCCTCGCAATGCTGCCTACTCGTGGAAGGATGGGCGTTTCGCTACAAGCTGACCGGCAAAGGACGGCGGCAAGTCCTGTCGTTCGACGTGCCCGGAGACATCCCGGACCTTGGAGGACTGCACCTCCCAACGATGGATTACGGGCTCGCCACCCTCGGGGGCGCCATCGTGGCCTTCATCCCGCATCAGAGCCTTCGCGCCATGGTCGGAAGCTATCCGGATGTTGCTGCCATCCTCTGGCGCCTCACCCTGGTGGACTCTGCGGTCCTCCGTGAGTGGATCGTGGGCCTGGGGCAGCGCTCCGCCTGCGCGCACATAGCCCATCTCTTCTGCGAGTTGTACCTTAGGCTCGAAGCGGTAGGCCTCGCCAGCGGGCATCGTTGCTCGCTGCCGATGACCCAGGCCATGCTCGGGGATGCCCTTGGATTGTCGACGGTGCACGTCAACCGCGTCCTTCAGGAGCTGCGGGGCATGGGGTTGATCACCTTCAGCGGCCAAGTGCTGGTCATCCAGCGATGGGATGAGCTCCGGCGTGTCGCACAGTTCGATCCAGTGTACCTGCACTTGGCGGCGCGGCCAGGCGGGTAA